One Lacticaseibacillus rhamnosus genomic window carries:
- a CDS encoding type II secretion system F family protein, whose product MKVPLIVQERFCRQSAALMKAGFNLSDVFAYLQVSLPKHTAIWQGIENELANGIAFSDAVARQDLAPILFQQLQLAQVHGDLAKALTIAADYLHLRVRNRQRIVQLLVYPCLLLAMLVVLQIVVVFGVLPALSLPQSNLVALQLIGLGVVTVIGFLGYCYWHRLSPLKRLLVLQNVPGMRQLLRTYYQFQFTAGAAQFLLAGADIANFCQHLATLDGPMGKLGIRIQAKVQQGYELSVALQEPLIPAEVARLLTMGQSHHLVATGLKLFGEQLFSRLQQQLERLVSLVQPFLFLIIGGEILLVYLQILLPLYQSIGG is encoded by the coding sequence GTGAAAGTGCCTCTGATCGTTCAGGAACGTTTTTGTCGTCAAAGTGCAGCCTTAATGAAGGCGGGTTTCAATCTGAGTGACGTATTCGCCTATTTGCAAGTGAGTTTGCCTAAACACACCGCGATTTGGCAAGGAATTGAAAATGAATTGGCTAACGGCATAGCCTTTTCGGATGCAGTTGCGCGCCAGGATCTGGCACCGATTCTTTTCCAACAATTGCAGTTGGCTCAGGTTCATGGTGACTTAGCGAAAGCGTTGACGATTGCGGCGGATTATCTTCACTTACGGGTTCGCAATCGGCAACGCATTGTACAGTTGCTGGTTTATCCGTGTCTGTTATTGGCAATGCTGGTGGTCTTACAGATTGTCGTTGTTTTTGGCGTTCTTCCGGCGCTTTCTTTACCACAGTCGAATTTAGTCGCGCTTCAATTGATTGGGTTGGGCGTGGTGACAGTGATTGGATTCTTGGGTTACTGCTACTGGCATCGTTTGTCGCCGCTCAAACGTCTACTGGTGTTACAGAACGTCCCGGGGATGCGCCAACTGCTACGAACCTATTATCAGTTTCAGTTTACAGCAGGAGCGGCTCAATTTTTGTTGGCAGGTGCAGATATTGCCAACTTTTGCCAGCACTTAGCAACCTTAGACGGACCGATGGGGAAATTAGGCATCCGCATTCAGGCGAAGGTTCAACAGGGATACGAATTAAGTGTGGCGCTTCAAGAGCCGTTGATTCCCGCTGAAGTTGCCCGTTTGCTAACCATGGGCCAATCGCATCATTTGGTCGCAACCGGGTTAAAACTTTTTGGTGAACAGCTTTTCTCGCGGCTTCAACAACAATTGGAACGACTGGTGAGCTTGGTACAGCCGTTTTTGTTTCTAATCATCGGCGGAGAGATTTTACTGGTGTATTTACAAATCTTATTACCACTTTATCAATCTATAGGGGGTTAA
- a CDS encoding type II secretion system protein, with protein sequence MKRLHGFTLIEVVAVMFVITALAIVAVPVGRNVLTQYREREFMEALVEEWEMLKMRARAEPSSGNMYVNGEKREVRFVTQGKTKILAFPESLAFGGESRMECNPNGKIVTAGSLYFRHFKDITWKISFQLGWGRAILTKN encoded by the coding sequence ATGAAACGGCTACATGGTTTTACCTTGATTGAAGTCGTGGCTGTCATGTTTGTCATAACTGCATTAGCAATCGTTGCGGTCCCGGTTGGCCGAAATGTTTTAACGCAATACCGCGAACGTGAATTTATGGAAGCCTTGGTGGAAGAATGGGAAATGCTTAAAATGCGGGCAAGAGCTGAACCATCAAGTGGCAATATGTATGTGAATGGTGAAAAAAGGGAAGTTAGATTCGTGACTCAAGGCAAGACAAAGATCCTTGCTTTCCCTGAATCATTGGCATTTGGTGGTGAAAGTAGGATGGAATGTAACCCAAACGGAAAAATAGTCACGGCAGGATCGTTATATTTCAGACATTTTAAAGACATTACTTGGAAGATAAGTTTTCAGCTAGGATGGGGGCGAGCAATATTGACCAAAAATTAA
- a CDS encoding ATPase, T2SS/T4P/T4SS family: MQSVKTLLTNALDKGASDIYYLPNPHGYLIRLRLPTGLVTLGQLETRIGQQEINYLKFMAGMNVAEHRRVQLGAFYHPDSDVFLRLSSVADFRGRESLVVRLISGIPDAQGARQLLDRLMSILTQRRGMLTLAGPTGSGKTTLLYQLATRLAASKMVLSIEDPVEINQPQFLQLQVNPEAEMSYPQLLKAALRHRPDVLLIGEIRDRQTAQSACEAAISGHIVLATVHARSANDTPLRLTSFGLPAELVSAALTASAAITLQYRPTIHPVAEVVVFEPAHQSGATEVVS, from the coding sequence ATGCAGTCAGTGAAAACGTTATTGACCAACGCATTAGACAAAGGAGCCAGCGATATTTACTATTTGCCAAATCCGCATGGTTATCTGATTCGGCTTCGGTTACCGACAGGGTTAGTGACTTTAGGGCAACTGGAAACGCGCATAGGTCAGCAAGAGATTAATTATCTGAAGTTCATGGCTGGGATGAATGTTGCAGAGCATCGCCGTGTCCAGTTAGGCGCATTTTATCATCCGGACTCTGATGTTTTTCTGCGTTTAAGCTCGGTGGCAGATTTTCGGGGCCGCGAATCATTGGTGGTGCGACTGATCAGTGGTATTCCAGATGCGCAGGGTGCACGTCAGTTGTTGGATCGATTAATGAGTATTTTGACGCAACGCCGAGGCATGTTGACATTGGCTGGCCCAACCGGATCGGGTAAAACAACGTTACTGTACCAGCTTGCAACTCGCTTGGCCGCCTCGAAAATGGTGCTGTCTATCGAGGATCCTGTCGAAATTAATCAGCCCCAGTTTCTGCAACTTCAGGTTAACCCAGAAGCGGAAATGAGTTATCCGCAGTTGTTAAAGGCCGCTTTACGTCATCGCCCGGATGTATTGCTGATTGGTGAAATCCGCGATCGGCAAACCGCCCAGAGCGCCTGTGAAGCTGCCATTAGCGGTCATATTGTGCTTGCGACCGTGCACGCACGTTCGGCCAACGACACCCCACTGAGACTGACTAGCTTTGGCTTACCTGCCGAATTGGTTTCTGCCGCCTTAACAGCCAGTGCCGCAATCACGTTGCAGTATCGTCCAACGATTCATCCGGTAGCTGAAGTGGTTGTTTTTGAGCCGGCGCATCAAAGCGGTGCAACGGAGGTGGTTTCGTGA
- a CDS encoding YebC/PmpR family DNA-binding transcriptional regulator has product MSGHSKWHNIQGRKNAQDAKRGKIFQKLSRELYMAAKQGGPDPSGNPSLRLVMDKAKAANMPKDNIKRALDKASDRDAANYDEVTYEGYGPGGVAILVEALTDNRNRTSSSVRVAITRHGGNMAAAGAVSYMFDRKGYLVISREAYDVDEDQMLEDALEAGAEDMQTSDDAYEIYTDPKEFAQVRDALEEKGYKFVQNELTMVPQNLTPIPKDKVEQFQAMIDQLEDDDDVQEVYTAGDWPDD; this is encoded by the coding sequence ATGTCAGGACATTCCAAATGGCATAACATTCAGGGCCGTAAGAACGCTCAGGATGCGAAGCGTGGTAAGATTTTCCAGAAGTTATCACGTGAATTATACATGGCAGCAAAGCAAGGTGGTCCTGACCCCAGTGGTAACCCATCCCTCCGTTTGGTCATGGACAAAGCCAAAGCTGCCAACATGCCTAAGGACAATATCAAGCGGGCATTAGACAAGGCGAGTGATCGCGATGCGGCTAATTATGATGAAGTTACCTATGAAGGCTATGGCCCGGGTGGCGTTGCAATCCTGGTTGAAGCGTTAACGGACAATCGAAATCGAACCTCCAGTTCAGTTCGGGTTGCCATCACCCGTCATGGCGGCAATATGGCGGCAGCCGGTGCGGTTTCTTACATGTTTGATCGCAAAGGGTATCTCGTTATCTCACGTGAAGCGTATGATGTCGATGAAGATCAGATGTTGGAAGATGCACTCGAAGCTGGGGCTGAAGATATGCAAACTTCAGACGATGCTTACGAAATCTACACCGATCCCAAAGAATTCGCACAGGTTCGCGATGCTTTGGAAGAAAAAGGGTATAAATTCGTCCAGAACGAATTGACGATGGTACCACAAAATCTGACCCCGATTCCTAAAGATAAAGTCGAACAATTCCAAGCCATGATCGATCAGCTAGAAGACGATGATGATGTGCAAGAAGTCTACACAGCTGGCGACTGGCCGGACGATTAA
- a CDS encoding VanZ family protein: protein MNSFKRHWGLWLTAAILFVLFVSSSMTYKEQTTVPLMERLLHNEPFKPFLSSIQFNYAGETQSVAKVGYFKFVEFFVRKGAHVSIFFLLGLGLTQGTFMYQKNRWLHWPLMVLSCTGIAAFDEFHQMLTGGRTPLFQDVMLDTVAAAIAVTFMWGWLWRQKRR from the coding sequence GTGAATTCTTTTAAACGGCATTGGGGATTATGGTTGACGGCCGCAATTTTATTTGTTTTGTTCGTCAGTTCTAGCATGACCTATAAGGAACAAACAACCGTCCCGTTAATGGAACGTTTGTTGCATAATGAGCCGTTCAAGCCATTCTTAAGTAGCATTCAGTTTAATTATGCCGGCGAGACACAGTCAGTTGCTAAAGTCGGATATTTTAAGTTCGTTGAGTTTTTTGTGCGCAAAGGGGCCCACGTTAGTATCTTTTTCTTATTGGGCTTGGGTTTGACGCAAGGGACGTTTATGTATCAAAAAAATCGGTGGTTGCATTGGCCGCTGATGGTGTTGAGTTGTACCGGAATTGCAGCATTTGATGAGTTTCATCAAATGCTGACAGGCGGGCGCACGCCGTTGTTTCAGGATGTGATGCTAGACACGGTTGCCGCTGCGATTGCAGTGACCTTCATGTGGGGATGGTTGTGGCGTCAGAAGCGGCGTTGA
- a CDS encoding class I SAM-dependent methyltransferase has product MANEHLEKLYHVLDESTTILHQQLKSTDIAAITEAGEDLSSGEVMQEDGLPNDEAKKKLEALFGQVKLATYEPEEIRQALQLVLVKAIKVDGIEPNKQITPDAMASLATFMATVFDQQQPNQLKVADLAVGSGNLLFAVMNQLHKARNVTVKGYGVDNDEALLAVAGMSSSLQHLDVELFHQDALDGLLFKDIDVVVSDLPVGYYPVDERAKKFATAAKKGHSYAHHLLIEQSMKVLKPGGLGMFYVPSRVFQSEEAAGLTAWLAEKTYFQGLLNLPDDFFADKQAEKSLLILQKPSQDVKRAKQVLLGQFPNLNDREAFAAFIAKVKDWAAANIAQ; this is encoded by the coding sequence GTGGCGAATGAACATCTTGAGAAGCTTTATCATGTTTTGGATGAAAGCACCACGATTTTGCATCAGCAGTTGAAATCTACTGATATTGCGGCAATTACTGAAGCTGGCGAAGATCTTTCTTCTGGTGAAGTGATGCAAGAAGATGGGTTGCCTAATGATGAAGCTAAGAAGAAACTGGAAGCTTTGTTTGGTCAGGTGAAGTTGGCAACATATGAACCGGAAGAAATACGGCAGGCTTTGCAGCTGGTACTGGTTAAAGCCATCAAAGTTGATGGCATTGAACCCAATAAACAGATCACACCGGATGCCATGGCCAGTCTTGCAACCTTTATGGCGACCGTTTTTGATCAGCAGCAACCGAACCAACTCAAAGTGGCGGACTTGGCAGTTGGAAGCGGGAACTTGTTGTTTGCAGTGATGAATCAACTACACAAAGCACGTAACGTTACGGTAAAAGGTTACGGTGTTGATAATGACGAGGCCTTGTTGGCGGTTGCCGGGATGAGCAGTAGCTTACAACACCTGGACGTTGAACTGTTTCATCAAGATGCACTGGATGGGCTTTTATTTAAGGATATTGATGTGGTGGTCTCCGATTTGCCGGTGGGGTATTACCCTGTAGATGAACGGGCAAAGAAATTTGCGACTGCAGCCAAAAAGGGTCATTCATATGCGCATCATTTGCTCATTGAACAAAGCATGAAAGTATTGAAACCAGGCGGATTGGGGATGTTTTATGTACCAAGTCGGGTCTTTCAGTCCGAAGAAGCTGCCGGTTTAACCGCATGGCTGGCGGAAAAAACTTACTTCCAAGGCTTGCTTAATTTGCCAGATGATTTTTTTGCCGATAAGCAAGCAGAAAAGAGCCTGCTGATTCTTCAAAAGCCAAGTCAGGACGTGAAGCGCGCTAAACAAGTCTTACTCGGTCAGTTCCCGAACTTGAATGATCGTGAGGCATTCGCCGCCTTCATTGCAAAGGTTAAAGACTGGGCTGCCGCCAATATTGCACAATAG
- a CDS encoding type II secretion system protein, protein MKRKKLRAFTLIEVVAALGVIILLTLALVLTIQGQMKRVDTQNLKATVATVNTQLEMTYNEPDHGGVDFSSPDQLVKKDVISQSQADTLKKGGFKLTAGSPPTFSK, encoded by the coding sequence ATGAAACGAAAAAAGTTGCGCGCATTTACCTTAATTGAAGTAGTTGCGGCGCTGGGAGTCATTATTCTACTGACGCTCGCGCTGGTTTTGACCATTCAGGGCCAGATGAAACGTGTTGATACTCAGAACCTGAAAGCAACCGTGGCGACGGTCAACACCCAGTTGGAAATGACTTACAATGAGCCAGATCACGGCGGGGTTGATTTTAGTTCTCCGGATCAATTAGTTAAAAAAGACGTGATTTCACAAAGCCAGGCAGACACCCTTAAAAAAGGCGGGTTTAAGCTGACAGCAGGATCACCACCGACGTTTAGCAAATGA